tttctaggggttttGGGGAAAAAACGCGTAGGGTTTTTGAGGAGTTTCTCCCTGCTTATTTGCCTAAGAATCGCGAGTAAGAACTTAGACACGGAGCTAGTGATAGGGCtgttttttgaagaaaaaagactaaggatttggtttcaggattttCCCCTGTTATCGAATATAAGGCTTGGGGATAGGAGGTTGCCTAGaggttatttctaggggttttggagaaaaaacgCGGAGGGTTTTTGAGGAGTTTCTCCCTACTTATTTGCCTAAGGATCGGGTGGGACCCGCGGAGATCGCGAGTGTTTTTTTGTGACTctgagtttgattttaaatttctttgttcggattaaacaaatgcatataaattgaaataaacttttcccacaaggcatgcaccctgtatgtctggccatactgaacgttacaaaagcacaagtttaactaagcacatttatactggtttaacacattttcacccaTAAACACGGTCCCAGAGACACAGGCCCGGTCCCGAGTCAGGCGCGCGCACGAGCGCGCCTAGACACACAGGTGCGCTCGTGCGCGCACTGTGCACTCATGCGCTGTCAtgcgctgacccaccaccagatggcgtttctttagggaaaaaaggaaaagtttttaatggattaaaaaataaaagaatgctatttgatataaaaactttgtaaaataatcaattagttcttttttggggggaagaaaagcaatgaactagcatattttggatgagtatcataattttatgaaaatcataatttttatgaatatcatatttttatgaataacataatttaattattatcataatttaattacttcctgagctcatgaataattcattAGAACCTAACACTCAAAAAGCTCATGAATATTTTTGACAGAAGGGGTATAATATCCCTCTCTAAACCTAAACAATCAAAAATATGCGTTCTGTGTAATTtcagaaataacattttttggAATCTGTCGTTACTGTGATGTGTTATTCTCACTTTCTTTTTCGTAGATGTCTCTTATCACTCTGCAAAAGGTCTCGTTGTGATGTCAGAGGAAATGGACCGAATCTACACAAGCTTTCTGAACAACCAAGTCCAATTTCACTcgtgaaaacaagaaaagaaatgttttagaaaaactaagaattctatattttttttatttaggcaTTTATTAGACAAACAAGACAAATATGCCCAAATTTGAAGCAGGAAACTGGACTTCTCAGAGATTAGTCAAATATAATCAATaattctctggtgtcctggattgttgatcacctgacaggaagaccacaatatgcgcgtcttccacagtgtgtgtctgacaaggtcaTCAGCACCACAAGGGACTGTCCTCTCtgccttcctcttcaccctcaacaccacagacttcagcgctTTGTGATTATTCataaaatatgaacaaaaaGACCTAAAAACTGTGAGAATCTGAATTTTAGCAAACTATAGAcaattatttatacatttattgcAACTTTTTAGAGTCAGGAGTCACAAAGTGGCACACAAAGTTAACAAGTTCATAACATttaaactgtatatttctgtcaATACATAATTCAGTCAAAATTGAAGTCATGCACGTGATGTGTAGAAGGACTCCTCTCAAAAATTCAAACTGCGTGGGCCCTCCTCATTTTCTGACTCCTCCTTAGCCTTTATCATTTTCTATCATTCTGTGGAAAAGACCAGTAGAAAAGATGAAGTTAGTCTGGCTCATCTGCACAGTGGCTGTTGGTAAGATCTAAACAAACATTTCTACAAAatcatatataaaaaaaaaagatgagtgTGGGGAAAGAGTCTTTTCAATTTGACTGTTTGAAGGCGTAATTCAGCATTTGGAGAAATGTCTttactgattttctttttaagagTTGGATAAAAAGATTCAGAGGAATCTCATGTTTGTTTTGAAAGTAGAAAGATCCAGTCAGTGTGCATTTGGCCTGATTTAATGTGAAAGAGAAAACTGTCGACTGTAACTGTGTCAGTTTAAAGTTCAGACCTGTGCACAAACAAAGCTTTTGTGTGGGTGTTACATGCTAAAatcaacaacacagagaaatgTTAGGAATGctatgggcttttttttttttaaaactatctTATATCATGTTGTGGAAAATGTTTCCCACTTTAGCCTCTGATCCTCTGGATGCTCAAATTGAAACACagtatttttagtatgtttttgtCATGAGATTCTTTGTATGCAGAAAATGGTCTTAAGAAGCCAATAAACTTAATCAGATGTGTATTGTGTATCAGGACCCTCCCTCTCACCACATCGTCCCAATTTTGATTTACGGCCTCAGTCGAACCGTTTCTGTAACTTTCTAAAACTGATGATCTCAAATTCAGACTCTTTGGTAGATTTGGACAGATGTAGAATAAGTGTGTTACCATTGCCAGCCAAACGTTTTTACACAAGATgaaatcattaattaatttatttttttttatgacgTGCTGCAGCCATCTCTGTATGTTTGGCTTTCAACATTGATACGACAGCCACCCGCATCTTTACTACAGAACAAAAAGATTTCTTCCAAAACAAGGTGCTTCAGTTACTGTCTGACAAGAACAATGGGTGAGTATCAAAGCTAATCTAAAGATTCAAAGTATCAAAATATTACATCATATTTGCATCATTAATGTGGTGTACAGCTTTTCTGTGCAAATCAGtgcatgttttttgttgttgtcttatTTCTGTCTCATCAGATCTCACTAAGGCACAATAGAACTATTTATTTAACGTTTCTCATAGAGGATGGGGACAGGAAATGGACTGGAAAGAAAGTAGGGGGAAAATGTAGCTGGGATCCGATGATCAGAGCACTTTTGATGTCCCAAAAGTGCAAAGTAACCGCTTGATAAAATTAAAGGTCACTTAACTCTAGTTGCTGTCTTAAACAAACTTGGGTAAAAGTAAAGATTACCTTTGTCCCGATCgagggaaaaataaataacGCCCACACAGCATATTTGCTTTCATTGACCCCAAGAGTATTCGTGGTTGTTGTCAATCTGGTCCAGGGGTGTTTTCAGAGATGGTGCATGTACGGCTGCTACTGCCCAAGTTATTGAACTCAACTTCAGCTGCAAGGTTAAAATGATAAACAAATTCTGAGAGCACAggtcagaaacaaaaaaactctcTTTTTAGTGATTATCACGAGTGTTGTTGTGTCCACAGGACACTTGTCACTGCACCAGAGCAGCTAGGACCTGAAGAGACATGCACATCTGATCTGAACCTGACCCACCGCTGCATCATTGTTCCAGGTACATTAATGTGGTTTTGAATTGGAAACCATTTTTAGGACATTAAAAATACTGCCACAGTATGGAGGTTGagctatatttttatatttattatttttatagttGCCTCACTgcactttatgttgtaaggtaaacAGGGAGAAAGTCCTGAAAACTAATCTTGATACTGATATAGTTTTTACTGTCATATCAGTAGGGATATTAATTATCGGCACATCTTAGACATTACATTCTCTATGAAGACCACGTGAAACTGCAAACATCATCTAGATCACAGCAAAGACTCCAGTTCACCTGGTCTGGTCCATTTAAGattaaagtgggctgtatgtgtcCGACTcccacaatgtaaaatgagttttaaTTTCCAGATCGAGACATTTTTTTCTATTGCAGAATGATGtagtgtatttgtatttttaatataatCTGATGTTATTGTCACAGAAATTTCTCCCGCAGACAGCCCGATACCCATCAGGCACTTTGGACTGTCGATATCTGAGGACGCCATGCGCTCTCAAATCACTGTAAGAAAcactcaaaaaacattttcactgacaatattcaaaacaaaacataatctCAGATCATATTTCTTTGTTCTCTTTTAAAACCTGATGTAGGTCTGCAGCCCAAGTGCAGTGCATCCACACAGTGGGAACTCGTCTCTGAACAAAGTGTGTTACAAGATGAAACTTGACCGTGGACCGTCCACCCAAGGTAAAAAATATTGGCTTTTCTTCTAGCGGTAAAATGTTAGTCTCACTGTCTGTGTCCAGCAGACCGTAGTGGTCAACAAAGTGTTTGAACTTGACGACTATGAAGCTGCAAGTGTCtcaccaacacacacagagcactcTGATTGATTCTGTAAGTTCAGTTACATTAGAAACAGGTGGCTGAGTACAACTGTGAGATCATAATTATTGCATATGTTAATTAAATAATGTTCATGCTTATAGATGAatctttgtttcatctgaccagaAAATGTAGTAAGACTGTGTGAGGTATGTTTATGTCTGTTTCCATCTTGCAGGCTAAATATTTTCATGCTTTTCACCCCCAGAACAAACAAATAAGTCTGTGGAAgtagtttttttatttgatggATCAGCAAGTATGACTGAAGCAGAATTCAACAAAAATAAAGACTTCATTGTGGAGATAATGGAGAGCCATAGGGACACACCAGTAACGGTCATTACACAGCTCATCAAATTATTCATAGCAATATGAATAAACTATACATTAtatgaataatgtatttttcttgttgttgttgtttgttctgtttCCAGTTCGCAGCAGTTCAGTTCTCCAACACAGTCCACAAAGTGTTTGACTTCAACGACTATGAAGACGGACGCGCTCTCGAAAAActtatgaaagaaaaacatttaaaaagtctcACCATGACACACAGAGCCCTCGAATTTGTGCTGTAAGTTAtgttaaaagcagcaggatcaATACAGCTGTGAGATAATGAGCACtgtatttgttcatttattcatatttttaaatgttgtttattctgagtgttgctttgcttttgtttcagaGATGAAATCTTTGACAACAATGCTACAGGCGCCTCTCCTGATGTTACCAAAGTTCTGGTTctaatcacagacggagatccCTCTGATACAGACAGGAATGGGATCATTAAAAGATACGACGATAAAAATATAATTCGTCTTGTCGTTGGGGTAGGATGTGATGTGTTACACTAGTCCCAACAGAAAAAGCATCATGTTGTCAGTCTCAGCACAAACAGCTCAGCAGATTTCAGCTCTCAGTCCAGTTTTTACTTCCCATGCTGATGTCAGACTTTGAATTTCCTGTTTTCAAGCAGTATTCTGATTTCAGGTCAGAGCTGCCAGACTGGATAAATTCAGGGCCATTGCTTCAGAGCCAAAACATAGAAATGCCTTCAAAATTGAGGACTTTGATGGACTCATAGGAGTGCTGGAGAATTTACAGGAAAAGATATTTACTGTGGAAGGTGATGTTAAACTTTGTTCCCTGTTTTGataaatacatttacaaaaatCACTGTTATCTTCCTGGTGTGGACCAGTGGTGGTCACATGTATCTCTTCATATTTAGGTTGCACAGCTCCTCGGGCAGAATTCAGTGGATTCAGTGCTGTTTTCAAAAAGGTGAATATCTAAATTCAGCTCAGGTCAATTCAGTTTAGTCTATATGGCAGctaatcacagcaacagtcacctcaaggctcTTAATATTATAAAGTAAtgactttaaaataataaagaaaatgacATAATCTCCACACATTTGATGTCAAGGTCAGTTACTGATCTATAATCCAGCAGCACTGATGTTATTTCTGTGACGTTAAACCAAATTTTCACTGGTTGGTGGGAACCTGCTCTTTTCAGTGACGGATCAgtactttttttaaagcaataaaataaacaattctttattttttttatttcaacctTCACATCCTTCTATCAATTTTCTGAACTAGTTAGCACCATTTGTGGTTGCAGGGTCCTGGAGTGTCTGCTGTCATGCTGCGTGAGACTTTTTGTGTAATTGAAACATTATGTGATCATCTCATTGGTGTAAATATTGATTCTAGCAGTGTGACATCAGGGTTTAGAAAAGCTGGTGAAATTGAACAATTCTGAATAAGCGCTGAATGATTTGCCTTGAAATCATGTTCTCCACAGGATGCAGAGTAATCACTTTAATTATGCTCATTCATCTAAacggagtttttccttcccactgttgccaaagcgcTCGCTCACGGGGGTCATctgactgttggggttttctctcaattattgtaaggtctttaccttacagtatagagcacattgaggcaactgttgttgtaatttgtcactttataaataaaatacaattgaTTTGAATCTATGTAATGTTGTAAAGTCAACATTTTAAGTTGTATCTTCTGTTATGATTACGCAGCACAGATGGATTTCCCATAGATTTAAGCTATGCTCTGCATTTAGCTGTTCTGTAACTGCTAAATATTTCCATTGTTGGACATTTAAGTTCTCTTATGATTTGTTTTAGGTTTGCAGCACAACTGCAGTCAGCAACTGTTCCGACAACTCGTACCTGAATATTGTCTGTCACCAGATCCCAAATCTTCAACAAACCTCTGCTTCTGTTGGTGAaggtaaaactttttttttaagttttatatgTTCCTGGTTACATTCTCTTTCAAATTGTTCAACATTTCCCCCCCAGAACGAACAAATAAGTCTGTGGAAGTCGTTTTTTTATTTGATGGATCAGCGAGTTTGGATGAAAGAGAATTCAACAAAATTAAGGACTTCATTGTGGAGATAATGGGCAGCCTTAGGGACATGCCAGTAACGGTCATTATACAGCTCATCAAATTATTCATAGCAtaactatacacacacacacacacacacacacacacacatatatacatatatatatatatgtataatgcATTATATGAgtaatgtatttatgtatttttcctgtttttattttttgttgttgtttgttctgtttCCAGTTCGCAGCAGTTCAGTTCTCCAGAACAGTCCACAAAGTGTTTGACTTCAACGACTATGCAGCTGGACGTGCTCTCGATAAActtatgaaagaaaaacatttaaaaagtctcACCATGACACACAGAGCCCTCGAATTTGTGCTGTAAGTTAtgttaaaagcagcaggatcaATACAGCTGTGAGATAATGAGCACtgtatttgttcatttattcatatttttaaatgttgtttattctgaGTGTTGCTTTGCTTTTGAATTTGTTTCAGAGATGAAATCTTTGACAACAATGCTACAGGCGCCTCTCCTGATGTTACCAAAGTTCTGGTTCTAATCACAGATGGAGATCCCTCTGATACAGACAGCAGAGGGATCATTAAAAGATACGACGATAAAAATATAATTCGTCTTGTCGTTGGGGTAGGATGTGATGTGTTACACTAGTCCCAACAGAAAAAGCATCATGTTGTCAGTCTCGGCACAAACAGATCAACAGATTTCAGCTCTCAGTCCAGTTTTTACTTCCCATGCTGATGTCAGACTTTGAATTTCCTGTTTTCAAGCAGTATTCTGATTTCAGGTCAAAGATGCTAAGCTGGATAAATTCAGGGCCATTGCTTCAGAACCAAAACATAGAAATGCCTTCAAAATTGAGGACTATGATGTACTCACAGGAGTGCTGGAGAATTTACAGGAAAAGATATTTACTGCGCAAGGTGATGTTAAACTTTGTTCcctgttttaataaatacatttacaaaaatCACTGTTATCTTCCTGGTGTGGACCAGTGGTGGTCACATGTATCTCTTCATATTTAGGTTGCACAGCTCCTCTGGCAGAATTCAGTGGATTCAGTGCTGTTTTCAAAAAGGTGAATATCTAAATTCAACTCAggtcaattcagttttatttatatggttaatcccaacaacagtcacctcaaggctcTTAATATTATAAAGTAAtgactttaaaataataaagaaaatgacATAATCTCCACACATTTGATGTCAAGGTCAGTTACTGATCTATAATCCAGCAGCACTGATGTTATTTCTGTGACGTTAAACCAAATTTTCACTGGTTGGTGGGAACCTGCTCTTTTCAGTGACGGATCAgtactttttttaaaccaataaaataaacaattctttatttttttatttcaacctTCACATCCTTCTATCAATTTTCTGAACTAGTTAGCACCATTTGTGGTTGCAGGGTCCTGGAGTGTCTGCTGTCATACTGCGTGAGACTTTTTGTATAATTGAAACATTATGTGATCATCTCATTGGTGTAAATATTGATTCTAGCAGTGTGACATCAGGGTTTAGAAAAGCTGGTGAAACTGAACAATTCTGAATAAGCGCTGAATGATTTGCCTTGAAATCATGTTCTCCACAGGATGCAGAGTAATCACTTTAATTTTGCTCATTCATCTAAacggagtttttccttcccactgttgccaaagcgcTCGCTCACGGGGGTCATctgactgttggggttttctctcaattattgtaaggtctttaccttacagtatagagcacattgaggcaactgttgttgtaatttgtcactttataaataaaatacaattgaTTTGAATCTATGTAATGTTGTAAAGTCAACATTTTAAGTTGTATCTTCTGTTATGATTACGCAGCACAGATGGATTTCCCATAGATTTAAGCTATGCTCTGCATTTAGCTGTTCTGTAACTGCTAAATATTTCCATTGTTGGACATTTAAGTTCTCTTATGATTTGTTTTAGGTTTGCAGCACAACTGCAGTCAGCAACTGTTCCGACAACTCGTACCTGAATATTGTCTGTCACCAGATCCCAAATCTTCAACAAACCTCTTCTTCTGTTGTTGAaggtaaaacattttttttaagttttatatgTTCCTGGTTACATTCTCTTTCAAATTGTTCAACATTTCCCCCCCAGAACGAACAAATAAGTCTGTGGAAGCCGTTTTTTTATTTGATGGATCAGCGAGTTTGGATGAAAGAGAATTCAACAAAATTAAGGACTTCATTGTGGAGATAATGGGCAGCCTTAGGGACACACCAGTAACGGTCATTATACAGCTCATCAAATTATTCATAGCAtaactatacacacacacacacacacacacacacacacacacacacacatatatgtatatatatatatatatatatatatatatatatatatatatatatatatatatatatatatatatatatatacatacatacacatatatatatatatatatatatatatatatatatatatatatatatatatatatacatacatacacatatatatatatatatatatatattgtggaGGTAAGAAATAACGACATGAGAGGTCCCTGTGTCTCACTCCaactgtttattcacacactgtCTCTCAGAACTTAAGATACAGTAAGCGCCAAAATCTCCACCCAGCTCTTCCCTTCAACTTGGGTGTGAATGGAGCCATCTGGTGGTCCGCCACACATACCCCCCCCTTGAACACACAGTTAGGTCTCTATTCAGTCC
This sequence is a window from Oreochromis niloticus isolate F11D_XX linkage group LG6, O_niloticus_UMD_NMBU, whole genome shotgun sequence. Protein-coding genes within it:
- the LOC109202376 gene encoding integrin alpha-L isoform X3, whose protein sequence is MKLVWLICTVAVAISVCLAFNIDTTATRIFTTEQKDFFQNKVLQLLSDKNNGTLVTAPEQLGPEETCTSDLNLTHRCIIVPEISPADSPIPIRHFGLSISEDAMRSQITVCSPSAVHPHSGNSSLNKVCYKMKLDRGPSTQEQTNKSVEVVFLFDGSASMTEAEFNKNKDFIVEIMESHRDTPVTFAAVQFSNTVHKVFDFNDYEDGRALEKLMKEKHLKSLTMTHRALEFVLDEIFDNNATGASPDVTKVLVLITDGDPSDTDRNGIIKRYDDKNIIRLVVGVRAARLDKFRAIASEPKHRNAFKIEDFDGLIGVLENLQEKIFTVEGCTAPRAEFSGFSAVFKKVCSTTAVSNCSDNSYLNIVCHQIPNLQQTSASVGEERTNKSVEVVFLFDGSASLDEREFNKIKDFIVEIMGSLRDMPVTFAAVQFSRTVHKVFDFNDYAAGRALDKLMKEKHLKSLTMTHRALEFVLDEIFDNNATGASPDVTKVLVLITDGDPSDTDSRGIIKRYDDKNIIRLVVGVKDAKLDKFRAIASEPKHRNAFKIEDYDVLTGVLENLQEKIFTAQGCTAPLAEFSGFSAVFKKVCSTTAVSNCSDNSYLNIVCHQIPNLQQTSSSVVEERTNKSVEAVFLFDGSASLDEREFNKIKDFIVEIMGSLRDTPVTFAAVQFSNTVHKVFDFNDYAAGRALDKLMKEKHLKSLTMTHRALEFVLDEIFDNNATGASPDVTKVLILITDGDPSDTDSRGIIKRYDDKNIIRLVVGVKDAKLDKFRAIASEPKHRNAFKIEDYDVLTGVLENLQEKIFTVEGCTAPRAEFSGFSAVFRKDSLIVGSVGLNSWRSFLRRPQERMQGYLGNSISIGKKNGVPLYFTGAPEFEQTGQVVFRHHCEQWTELQRIRGEQIGSYFGAELCSLDVDSDGSTDFLLVGAPQFHLPQVKKEGRVYIYSVSDETVLESNQDVTGPSMGRFGTTISSLPDLNGDGLRDVAVGAPLEDDNRGAVYIYHGNRQRGIVSTFSQRIMGKNIDNGLKFFGRAIFGDVGEDGLPGVVVESHGAAVVFRSKPVFNVLARLSFHPENLDTLSPDTNVALVKITACFAKVEATKSKAGPVSSALNITYRLNVTSQASQSMFSQTLQLRDENTCVSYSINRANYVADTSTPLRIRLNFLQPDSESESAVLSVDSEREAVLEIPI
- the LOC109202376 gene encoding integrin alpha-L isoform X1, with amino-acid sequence MKLVWLICTVAVAISVCLAFNIDTTATRIFTTEQKDFFQNKVLQLLSDKNNGTLVTAPEQLGPEETCTSDLNLTHRCIIVPEISPADSPIPIRHFGLSISEDAMRSQITVCSPSAVHPHSGNSSLNKVCYKMKLDRGPSTQEQTNKSVEVVFLFDGSASMTEAEFNKNKDFIVEIMESHRDTPVTFAAVQFSNTVHKVFDFNDYEDGRALEKLMKEKHLKSLTMTHRALEFVLDEIFDNNATGASPDVTKVLVLITDGDPSDTDRNGIIKRYDDKNIIRLVVGVRAARLDKFRAIASEPKHRNAFKIEDFDGLIGVLENLQEKIFTVEGCTAPRAEFSGFSAVFKKVCSTTAVSNCSDNSYLNIVCHQIPNLQQTSASVGEERTNKSVEVVFLFDGSASLDEREFNKIKDFIVEIMGSLRDMPVTFAAVQFSRTVHKVFDFNDYAAGRALDKLMKEKHLKSLTMTHRALEFVLDEIFDNNATGASPDVTKVLVLITDGDPSDTDSRGIIKRYDDKNIIRLVVGVKDAKLDKFRAIASEPKHRNAFKIEDYDVLTGVLENLQEKIFTAQGCTAPLAEFSGFSAVFKKVCSTTAVSNCSDNSYLNIVCHQIPNLQQTSSSVVEERTNKSVEAVFLFDGSASLDEREFNKIKDFIVEIMGSLRDTPVTFAAVQFSNTVHKVFDFNDYAAGRALDKLMKEKHLKSLTMTHRALEFVLDEIFDNNATGASPDVTKVLILITDGDPSDTDSRGIIKRYDDKNIIRLVVGVKDAKLDKFRAIASEPKHRNAFKIEDYDVLTGVLENLQEKIFTVEGCTAPRAEFSGFSAVFRKDSLIVGSVGLNSWRSFLRRPQERMQGYLGNSISIGKKNGVPLYFTGAPEFEQTGQVVFRHHCEQWTELQRIRGEQIGSYFGAELCSLDVDSDGSTDFLLVGAPQFHLPQVKKEGRVYIYSVSDETVLESNQDVTGPSMGRFGTTISSLPDLNGDGLRDVAVGAPLEDDNRGAVYIYHGNRQRGIVSTFSQRIMGKNIDNGLKFFGRAIFGDVGEDGLPGVVVESHGAAVVFRSKPVFNVLARLSFHPENLDTLSPDTNVALVKITACFAKVEATKSKAGSVSSALNITYILNVMGQASQSMFSQTLELRDENTCVSYSINRANYVADTSTPLRIRLNFLQPDSESESAVLSVDSEREAVLEIPI
- the LOC109202376 gene encoding integrin alpha-L isoform X4 yields the protein MKLVWLICTVAVAISVCLAFNIDTTATRIFTTEQKDFFQNKVLQLLSDKNNGTLVTAPEQLGPEETCTSDLNLTHRCIIVPEISPADSPIPIRHFGLSISEDAMRSQITVCSPSAVHPHSGNSSLNKVCYKMKLDRGPSTQEQTNKSVEVVFLFDGSASMTEAEFNKNKDFIVEIMESHRDTPVTFAAVQFSNTVHKVFDFNDYEDGRALEKLMKEKHLKSLTMTHRALEFVLDEIFDNNATGASPDVTKVLVLITDGDPSDTDRNGIIKRYDDKNIIRLVVGVRAARLDKFRAIASEPKHRNAFKIEDFDGLIGVLENLQEKIFTVEGCTAPRAEFSGFSAVFKKVCSTTAVSNCSDNSYLNIVCHQIPNLQQTSASVGEERTNKSVEVVFLFDGSASLDEREFNKIKDFIVEIMGSLRDMPVTFAAVQFSRTVHKVFDFNDYAAGRALDKLMKEKHLKSLTMTHRALEFVLDEIFDNNATGASPDVTKVLVLITDGDPSDTDSRGIIKRYDDKNIIRLVVGVKDAKLDKFRAIASEPKHRNAFKIEDYDVLTGVLENLQEKIFTAQGCTAPLAEFSGFSAVFKKVCSTTAVSNCSDNSYLNIVCHQIPNLQQTSSSVVEERTNKSVEAVFLFDGSASLDEREFNKIKDFIVEIMGSLRDTPVTFAAVQFSNTVHKVFDFNDYAAGRALDKLMKEKHLKSLTMTHRALEFVLDEIFDNNATGASPDVTKVLILITDGDPSDTDSRGIIKRYDDKNIIRLVVGVKDAKLDKFRAIASEPKHRNAFKIEDYDVLTGVLENLQEKIFTVEGCTAPRAEFSGFSAVFRKDSLIVGSVGLNSWRSFLRRPQERMQGYLGNSISIGKKNGVPLYFTGAPEFEQTGQVVFRHHCEQWTELQRIRGEQIGSYFGAELCSLDVDSDGSTDFLLVGAPQFHLPQVKKEGRVYIYSVSDETVLESNQDVTGPSMGRFGTTISSLPDLNGDGLRDVAVGAPLEDDNRGAVYIYHGNRQRGIVSTFSQRIMGKNIDNGLKFFGRAIFGDVGEDGLPGVVVESHGAAVVFRSKPVFNVLARLSFHPENLDTLSPDTNVALVKITACFAKVEATKSKAGSVSSALNITYILNVMGQASQSMFSQTLELRDENTCVSYSINRANYVADTSTPLRIRLNFLQPESESAVLSVDSEREAVLEIPI
- the LOC109202376 gene encoding integrin alpha-L isoform X2, producing MKLVWLICTVAVAISVCLAFNIDTTATRIFTTEQKDFFQNKVLQLLSDKNNGTLVTAPEQLGPEETCTSDLNLTHRCIIVPEISPADSPIPIRHFGLSISEDAMRSQITVCSPSAVHPHSGNSSLNKVCYKMKLDRGPSTQEQTNKSVEVVFLFDGSASMTEAEFNKNKDFIVEIMESHRDTPVTFAAVQFSNTVHKVFDFNDYEDGRALEKLMKEKHLKSLTMTHRALEFVLDEIFDNNATGASPDVTKVLVLITDGDPSDTDRNGIIKRYDDKNIIRLVVGVRAARLDKFRAIASEPKHRNAFKIEDFDGLIGVLENLQEKIFTVEGCTAPRAEFSGFSAVFKKVCSTTAVSNCSDNSYLNIVCHQIPNLQQTSASVGEERTNKSVEVVFLFDGSASLDEREFNKIKDFIVEIMGSLRDMPVTFAAVQFSRTVHKVFDFNDYAAGRALDKLMKEKHLKSLTMTHRALEFVLDEIFDNNATGASPDVTKVLVLITDGDPSDTDSRGIIKRYDDKNIIRLVVGVKDAKLDKFRAIASEPKHRNAFKIEDYDVLTGVLENLQEKIFTAQGCTAPLAEFSGFSAVFKKVCSTTAVSNCSDNSYLNIVCHQIPNLQQTSSSVVEERTNKSVEAVFLFDGSASLDEREFNKIKDFIVEIMGSLRDTPVTFAAVQFSNTVHKVFDFNDYAAGRALDKLMKEKHLKSLTMTHRALEFVLDEIFDNNATGASPDVTKVLILITDGDPSDTDSRGIIKRYDDKNIIRLVVGVKDAKLDKFRAIASEPKHRNAFKIEDYDVLTGVLENLQEKIFTVEGCTAPRAEFSGFSAVFRKDSLIVGSVGLNSWRSFLRRPQERMQGYLGNSISIGKKNGVPLYFVGLPEFEQTGQVVFRHHCKYWSEVQKIRGEQIGSYFGAELCSLDVDSDGSTDFLLVGAPQFHLPQVKKEGQVYIYSVSDETVLESNQDVTGPSMGRFGTTISSLPDLNGDGLRDVAVGAPLEDDNRGAVYIYHGNRQRGIVSTFSQRIMGKNIDHGLKFFGRAIFGDVGEDGLPGVVVESHGGAVVFRSKPVFNVLARLSFHPENFDTLSPDTNVALVKITACFAKVEATKSKAGPVSSALNITYRLNVTSQASQSMFSQTLQLRDENTCVSYSINRANYVADTSTPLRIRLNFLQPDSESESAVLSVDSEREAVLEIPI
- the LOC109202376 gene encoding integrin alpha-L isoform X5, whose product is MKLVWLICTVAVAISVCLAFNIDTTATRIFTTEQKDFFQNKVLQLLSDKNNGTLVTAPEQLGPEETCTSDLNLTHRCIIVPEISPADSPIPIRHFGLSISEDAMRSQITVCSPSAVHPHSGNSSLNKVCYKMKLDRGPSTQEQTNKSVEVVFLFDGSASMTEAEFNKNKDFIVEIMESHRDTPVTFAAVQFSNTVHKVFDFNDYEDGRALEKLMKEKHLKSLTMTHRALEFVLDEIFDNNATGASPDVTKVLVLITDGDPSDTDRNGIIKRYDDKNIIRLVVGVRAARLDKFRAIASEPKHRNAFKIEDFDGLIGVLENLQEKIFTVEGCTAPRAEFSGFSAVFKKVCSTTAVSNCSDNSYLNIVCHQIPNLQQTSASVGEERTNKSVEVVFLFDGSASLDEREFNKIKDFIVEIMGSLRDMPVTFAAVQFSRTVHKVFDFNDYAAGRALDKLMKEKHLKSLTMTHRALEFVLDEIFDNNATGASPDVTKVLVLITDGDPSDTDSRGIIKRYDDKNIIRLVVGVKDAKLDKFRAIASEPKHRNAFKIEDYDVLTGVLENLQEKIFTAQGCTAPLAEFSGFSAVFKKVCSTTAVSNCSDNSYLNIVCHQIPNLQQTSSSVVEERTNKSVEAVFLFDGSASLDEREFNKIKDFIVEIMGSLRDTPVTFAAVQFSNTVHKVFDFNDYAAGRALDKLMKEKHLKSLTMTHRALEFVLDEIFDNNATGASPDVTKVLILITDGDPSDTDSRGIIKRYDDKNIIRLVVGVKDAKLDKFRAIASEPKHRNAFKIEDYDVLTGVLENLQEKIFTVEGCTAPRAEFSGFSAVFRKDSLIVGSVGLNSWRSFLRRPQERMQGYLGNSISIGKKNGVPLYFTGAPEFEQTGQVVFRHHCEQWTELQRIRGEQIGSYFGAELCSLDVDSDGSTDFLLVGAPQFHLPQVKKEGRVYIYSVSDETVLESNQDVTGPSMGRFGTTISSLPDLNGDGLRDVAVGAPLEDDNRGAVYIYHGNRQRGIVSTFSQRIMGKNIDNGLKFFGRAIFGDVGEDGLPGVVVESHGAAVVFRSKPVFNVLARLSFHPENLDTLSPDTNVALVKITACFAKVEATKSKAGSVSSALNITYILNVMGQASQSMFSQTLELRDENTCVSYSINRAATFS